Proteins from one Impatiens glandulifera unplaced genomic scaffold, dImpGla2.1, whole genome shotgun sequence genomic window:
- the LOC124918360 gene encoding putative disease resistance protein RGA3 isoform X1, with protein sequence MVDAALINGLLSNLVPLIKDEFSLFWRFENEFQKLSSTLSSISALLEDAERKNIREKDKQTEDWLRKLKHVAYEARDIMDECTFEDLRLQVKRRNASSSTRIQVTNFITHPFSNTKMRLKIGHKIKDVQEKLDQISSERQKLHLRESIHDSKIDKFTSNWRETMSLSSSKVYGRDKEKKQIIDILLNNNTSSTINVSKELSVLPIVGIGGLGKTTLAQMVFNDEKVSKHFDPKIWVCVSDEFNIKLVIKSILEEKGEPCLEELQKKVRDKLSGKKYLIVLDDVWNEDEEAWAQLRSVLDCGSNGAFILTTTRKRNVARIMKTITHFELLSLSDDDCWLLFEQRSFMPETPKPPKLIDIGKEIAKKCKGVPLVAKTLASQLGFTSDEKEWRRIRDSEIWEISQNEKSILSILRLSYYDLSYHLRRCFVFCAVFPKDTVIEKERLIQLWMAHGLIPTVKNQEVEDVGNTIWKELCWRSFFQDEKSDRYEIYETCKMHDLMHDLTQSVMKDECYMMNANSSSDGLGRKIRHLTVLVDKLFKTSVRSFKETGGLQSIILIGKYYDPCVTKEIFSVGKGFPYLRVLELKGHVQYEYLSYGKCLKHLKYLDISNSWITTLPNSICNLLNLQTLKLNNCSELQSLPRNMRDLINLRHLYLEDCDGLKYMPRGMGQLKHLKTLSLFVIGNKKRDGQLDEIKELDIRGTLKIKNLERVSDASITRGISMAKKSNINELELIWHYEYDDNQTKSNRHEKIGEALEVSTESLKKLRMSGYKGVNPPKWVGMSSPFPFPLLEELTIGNMGNLRELVSLSPGAFPNLCKLNISSCPNLGALPPHLAALKQVRVFGECSDELLHSISNLSALTHLYVDYINKRSVLFPSSSTLADNNNEAQLGVRSTFQTLQCLHIVHCRKLRRLFDEGMKETLKISGCENQQGLMNSLTELRILNCPELMISVEEFENFNINNSLQRLWITDCPKLVSSEEVDDVMTLLRSLRTRLGREKFTVDILLDVKEEEQSIVAI encoded by the coding sequence ATGGTTGATGCAGCTCTAATAAACGGTTTGCTTTCAAACTTGGTACCTCTAATTAAGGATGAGTTCTCGTTGTTTTGGAGATTTGAGAATGAGTTTCAAAAGCTATCGAGCACACTATCTTCAATTAGTGCCTTACTTGAGGATGCTGAGAGAAAGAACATACGGGAGAAGGACAAACAAACGGAAGATTGGTTGCGGAAACTCAAACATGTGGCATATGAGGCTCGAGACATCATGGATGAGTGCACCTTTGAAGATCTTCGTCTTCAAGTCAAAAGGCGTAATGCCTCCTCTTCAACCCGGATTCAGGTAACCAACTTTATCACCCATCCTTTTAGCAATACTAAGATGCGTCTCAAAATTGGTCACAAAATTAAAGATGTTCAAGAGAAGTTAGACCAAATTTCTTCCGAGCGCCAAAAGTTACATTTGCGTGAATCTATTCATGACTCAAAAATAGACAAGTTTACTAGTAATTGGCGTGAAACCATGTCTCTTTCTAGTAGTAAAGTATATGGGAGAGATAAGGAGAAGAAACAGATTATTGATATTCTACTCAATAATAATACATCTAGTACTATTAATGTTTCTAAGGAACTATCTGTTCTTCCCATTGTTGGAATTGGGGGTCTTGGTAAAACAACACTTGCCCAAATGGTTTTCAATGACGAGAAGGTTTCTAAGCATTTTGATCCCAAAATTTGGGTTTGTGTTTCTGatgaatttaatattaagtTGGTGATCAAATCCATCTTAGAAGAAAAGGGAGAACCTTGCTTAGAAGAATTGCAGAAAAAAGTTAGAGATAAATTGAGTgggaaaaaatatttgattgtattggATGATGTGTGGAACGAAGATGAAGAGGCATGGGCTCAGCTGAGATCTGTATTAGATTGTGGATCAAATGGTGCTTTTATCCTTACCACGACACGTAAAAGAAATGTGGCAAGAATTATGAAAACGATTACACATTTTGAGTTATTGTCCCTCTCTGACGATGATTGTTGGCTATTATTTGAACAACGTTCATTCATGCCTGAAACACCAAAACCTCCAAAGTTGATTGATATTGGAAAAGAAATAGCTAAAAAATGTAAGGGTGTTCCTTTAGTTGCCAAGACATTGGCAAGTCAATTGGGGTTCACAAGTGACGAAAAGGAATGGCGCAGAATAAGAGATAGCGAGATATGGGAGATttcacaaaatgaaaaatcaattttgtcTATTCTAAGGTTGAGTTACTATGACCTTTCTTATCATTTGAGAAGATGTTTTGTGTTTTGTGCTGTATTTCCCAAGGATACTGTAATTGAAAAGGAGAGATTAATTCAATTGTGGATGGCCCATGGTTTAATTCCTACAGTTAAAAACCAAGAAGTGGAAGATGTTGGAAATACAATTTGGAAGGAGTTGTGTTGGAGATCTTTTTTTCAAGACGAGAAATCAGATCGGTATGAAATTTATGAAACATGTAAGATGCATGACCTTATGCACGATCTTACCCAATCAGTTATGAAAGATGAAtgttatatgatgaatgctAATAGTTCAAGTGATGGTTTAGGACGTAAAATTCGTCATCTAACAGTACTTGTTGATAAGTTATTCAAAACCTCAGTTCGTTCTTTTAAAGAAACTGGAGGATTGCAATCAATAATTCTCATTGGCAAATATTATGATCCATGTGTCACAAAGGAGATCTTTAGTGTCGGGAAAGGATTCCCGTATTTACGTGTCCTTGAATTAAAAGGCCATGTGCAATATGAATATTTGAGTTATGGAAAATGTCTCAAACATCTTAAATACTTGGACATTTCCAATAGTTGGATAACAACCTTGCCTAATAGTATTTGTAATCTCTTAAACTTACAGACTCTGAAACTCAATAATTGTTCTGAGCTTCAAAGTTTGCCTAGAAATATGAGAGACCTTATTAACCTACGTCATCTTTATTTGGAGGATTGTGATGGACTAAAATATATGCCTAGAGGGATGGGACAATTGAAACATCTCAAGACGTTAAGCTTGTTTGTGATAGGCAACAAGAAAAGAGATGGCCAACTAGATGAAATAAAAGAATTGGATATCCGCGGAACATTGAAAATTAAGAACCTTGAAAGAGTTAGCGATGCATCTATTACAAGAGGGATAAGTATGGCTAAAAAGTCGAATATCAATGAGTTGGAGTTGATATGGCACTATGAATATGATGATAATCAGACTAAGAGTAATAGACATGAGAAAATAGGTGAAGCTCTAGAGGTTTCAACTGAGAGTCTGAAGAAATTGAGAATGAGTGGTTACAAAGGTGTGAATCCCCCTAAATGGGTGGGAATGTCATCTCCTTTTCCATTCCCTTTGCTAGAGGAACTTACTATTGGTAACATGGGGAATTTGAGGGAATTGGTGTCTCTTAGTCCAGGAGCATTCCCTAATCTATGCAAGCTGAATATATCTTCTTGCCCAAACCTAGGGGCATTACCACCGCATCTCGCAGCACTCAAACAAGTAAGAGTGTTTGGTGAATGTTCGGATGAATTGTTACATAGCATCTCAAATCTTAGTGCTCTCACGCATCTCTATGTTGATTATATCAATAAAAGAAGTGTTTTATTTCCATCATCGTCAACACTTGCGGACAATAATAATGAAGCACAATTAGGAGTACGTTCAACTTTCCAAACTCTTCAATGTCTCCATATTGTGCATTGCCGCAAGTTAAGGCGTTTGTTTGATGAGGGAATGAAAGAGACATTAAAGATTAGTGGCTGCGAGAACCAACAAGGACTCATGAACTCTCTCACGGAATTGCGTATTTTGAATTGTCCGGAGTTGATGATATCAGTTGAGGAATTTGAAAActtcaatattaataattcactaCAGAGATTGTGGATTACTGATTGTCCTAAGTTGGTGTCTTCAGAAGAAGTGGACGATGTTATGACACTCCTACGTTCCCTTCGAACCAGACTTGGTCGCGAGAAGTTCACAGTAGATATTCTATTGGATGTGAAAGAGGAGGAACAGAGCATAGTGGCCATATAA
- the LOC124918360 gene encoding putative disease resistance protein RGA3 isoform X2, translated as MVDAALINGLLSNLVPLIKDEFSLFWRFENEFQKLSSTLSSISALLEDAERKNIREKDKQTEDWLRKLKHVAYEARDIMDECTFEDLRLQVKRRNASSSTRIQVTNFITHPFSNTKMRLKIGHKIKDVQEKLDQISSERQKLHLRESIHDSKIDKFTSNWRETMSLSSSKVYGRDKEKKQIIDILLNNNTSSTINVSKELSVLPIVGIGGLGKTTLAQMVFNDEKVSKHFDPKIWVCVSDEFNIKLVIKSILEEKGEPCLEELQKKVRDKLSGKKYLIVLDDVWNEDEEAWAQLRSVLDCGSNGAFILTTTRKRNVARIMKTITHFELLSLSDDDCWLLFEQRSFMPETPKPPKLIDIGKEIAKKCKGVPLVAKTLASQLGFTSDEKEWRRIRDSEIWEISQNEKSILSILRLSYYDLSYHLRRCFVFCAVFPKDTVIEKERLIQLWMAHGLIPTVKNQEVEDVGNTIWKELCWRSFFQDEKSDRYEIYETCKMHDLMHDLTQSVMKDECYMMNANSSSDGLGRKIRHLTVLVDKLFKTSVRSFKETGGLQSIILIGKYYDPCVTKEIFSVGKGFPYLRVLELKGHVQYEYLSYGKCLKHLKYLDISNSWITTLPNSICNLLNLQTLKLNNCSELQSLPRNMRDLINLRHLYLEDCDGLKYMPRGMGQLKHLKTLSLFVIGNKKRDGQLDEIKELDIRGTLKIKNLERVSDASITRGISMAKKSNINELELIWHYEYDDNQTKSNRHEKIGEALEVSTESLKKLRMSGYKGVNPPKWVGMSSPFPFPLLEELTIGNMGNLRELVSLSPGAFPNLCKLNISSCPNLGALPPHLAALKQVRVFGECSDELLHSISNLSALTHLYVDYINKRSVLFPSSSTLADNNNEAQLGVRSTFQTLQCLHIVHCRKLRRLFDEGMKETLKISGCENQQGLMNSLTELRILNCPELMISKKWTML; from the exons ATGGTTGATGCAGCTCTAATAAACGGTTTGCTTTCAAACTTGGTACCTCTAATTAAGGATGAGTTCTCGTTGTTTTGGAGATTTGAGAATGAGTTTCAAAAGCTATCGAGCACACTATCTTCAATTAGTGCCTTACTTGAGGATGCTGAGAGAAAGAACATACGGGAGAAGGACAAACAAACGGAAGATTGGTTGCGGAAACTCAAACATGTGGCATATGAGGCTCGAGACATCATGGATGAGTGCACCTTTGAAGATCTTCGTCTTCAAGTCAAAAGGCGTAATGCCTCCTCTTCAACCCGGATTCAGGTAACCAACTTTATCACCCATCCTTTTAGCAATACTAAGATGCGTCTCAAAATTGGTCACAAAATTAAAGATGTTCAAGAGAAGTTAGACCAAATTTCTTCCGAGCGCCAAAAGTTACATTTGCGTGAATCTATTCATGACTCAAAAATAGACAAGTTTACTAGTAATTGGCGTGAAACCATGTCTCTTTCTAGTAGTAAAGTATATGGGAGAGATAAGGAGAAGAAACAGATTATTGATATTCTACTCAATAATAATACATCTAGTACTATTAATGTTTCTAAGGAACTATCTGTTCTTCCCATTGTTGGAATTGGGGGTCTTGGTAAAACAACACTTGCCCAAATGGTTTTCAATGACGAGAAGGTTTCTAAGCATTTTGATCCCAAAATTTGGGTTTGTGTTTCTGatgaatttaatattaagtTGGTGATCAAATCCATCTTAGAAGAAAAGGGAGAACCTTGCTTAGAAGAATTGCAGAAAAAAGTTAGAGATAAATTGAGTgggaaaaaatatttgattgtattggATGATGTGTGGAACGAAGATGAAGAGGCATGGGCTCAGCTGAGATCTGTATTAGATTGTGGATCAAATGGTGCTTTTATCCTTACCACGACACGTAAAAGAAATGTGGCAAGAATTATGAAAACGATTACACATTTTGAGTTATTGTCCCTCTCTGACGATGATTGTTGGCTATTATTTGAACAACGTTCATTCATGCCTGAAACACCAAAACCTCCAAAGTTGATTGATATTGGAAAAGAAATAGCTAAAAAATGTAAGGGTGTTCCTTTAGTTGCCAAGACATTGGCAAGTCAATTGGGGTTCACAAGTGACGAAAAGGAATGGCGCAGAATAAGAGATAGCGAGATATGGGAGATttcacaaaatgaaaaatcaattttgtcTATTCTAAGGTTGAGTTACTATGACCTTTCTTATCATTTGAGAAGATGTTTTGTGTTTTGTGCTGTATTTCCCAAGGATACTGTAATTGAAAAGGAGAGATTAATTCAATTGTGGATGGCCCATGGTTTAATTCCTACAGTTAAAAACCAAGAAGTGGAAGATGTTGGAAATACAATTTGGAAGGAGTTGTGTTGGAGATCTTTTTTTCAAGACGAGAAATCAGATCGGTATGAAATTTATGAAACATGTAAGATGCATGACCTTATGCACGATCTTACCCAATCAGTTATGAAAGATGAAtgttatatgatgaatgctAATAGTTCAAGTGATGGTTTAGGACGTAAAATTCGTCATCTAACAGTACTTGTTGATAAGTTATTCAAAACCTCAGTTCGTTCTTTTAAAGAAACTGGAGGATTGCAATCAATAATTCTCATTGGCAAATATTATGATCCATGTGTCACAAAGGAGATCTTTAGTGTCGGGAAAGGATTCCCGTATTTACGTGTCCTTGAATTAAAAGGCCATGTGCAATATGAATATTTGAGTTATGGAAAATGTCTCAAACATCTTAAATACTTGGACATTTCCAATAGTTGGATAACAACCTTGCCTAATAGTATTTGTAATCTCTTAAACTTACAGACTCTGAAACTCAATAATTGTTCTGAGCTTCAAAGTTTGCCTAGAAATATGAGAGACCTTATTAACCTACGTCATCTTTATTTGGAGGATTGTGATGGACTAAAATATATGCCTAGAGGGATGGGACAATTGAAACATCTCAAGACGTTAAGCTTGTTTGTGATAGGCAACAAGAAAAGAGATGGCCAACTAGATGAAATAAAAGAATTGGATATCCGCGGAACATTGAAAATTAAGAACCTTGAAAGAGTTAGCGATGCATCTATTACAAGAGGGATAAGTATGGCTAAAAAGTCGAATATCAATGAGTTGGAGTTGATATGGCACTATGAATATGATGATAATCAGACTAAGAGTAATAGACATGAGAAAATAGGTGAAGCTCTAGAGGTTTCAACTGAGAGTCTGAAGAAATTGAGAATGAGTGGTTACAAAGGTGTGAATCCCCCTAAATGGGTGGGAATGTCATCTCCTTTTCCATTCCCTTTGCTAGAGGAACTTACTATTGGTAACATGGGGAATTTGAGGGAATTGGTGTCTCTTAGTCCAGGAGCATTCCCTAATCTATGCAAGCTGAATATATCTTCTTGCCCAAACCTAGGGGCATTACCACCGCATCTCGCAGCACTCAAACAAGTAAGAGTGTTTGGTGAATGTTCGGATGAATTGTTACATAGCATCTCAAATCTTAGTGCTCTCACGCATCTCTATGTTGATTATATCAATAAAAGAAGTGTTTTATTTCCATCATCGTCAACACTTGCGGACAATAATAATGAAGCACAATTAGGAGTACGTTCAACTTTCCAAACTCTTCAATGTCTCCATATTGTGCATTGCCGCAAGTTAAGGCGTTTGTTTGATGAGGGAATGAAAGAGACATTAAAGATTAGTGGCTGCGAGAACCAACAAGGACTCATGAACTCTCTCACGGAATTGCGTATTTTGAATTGTCCGGAGTTGATGATATCA AAGAAGTGGACGATGTTATGA
- the LOC124918374 gene encoding putative disease resistance protein RGA4, with product MVDAALISGLVSNLAPLINDEFSLFWSFKKEVQKLSSTLSAINAVLNDAERKTVREKDEQTEDWLRKLKDVLYEVRDIMDECSFEDLRLQVKRRNASSSTRIKVTNFITHPFNNTKTRLKIGHKIKDVQEKLDQISSERQKLHLRESIHDTKIDKFASNWRETMSLPSSSKVYGRDKEKKQIIDILLNNTSSVSVATELSVLPIVGIGGLGKTTLSQMVFNDDQVSKHFHPKIWVCVSDEFDIKLIIKAIVGANNETSLEILQKMIQDKLRGKRYLIVLDDVWNENADAWNQLRSILDCGSNGAFVLTTTRKGNVAKIMKNQSIPHFELSSLSEDDCWLLFEERAFEHGKPKPPNFINIGKEIAKKCKGVPLAAKTLGSQLGFKGDEKEWCRVRDSEIWEISQNEESNLFPILRLSYYDLPYYLRRCFVFCAIFPKDTKIEKETLIQLWMAHGLIPKVKNQEMEDVGNTIWKELCWRSFFQDENDNKDWYDTVYTTCKIHDLMHDLAQSIMRDESYTIDANSSSDELGQEIHHVTIMVHKLDKTSICSLKKIRGLQSIMFKSSYCNVTKDIWSVLKELSSLRVLEVRRHVQYEDLSHVGCLKHLRYLDISYSQMTSLPNSICDLLNLQTLKLNNCFKLESLPRNTMDLINLRHLYLEGCNGLKYMPRGMGQLKYLNRLSLFVIGNEERDCQLDEIKELDIGGSLTIKNLGRVRDASIARGISMATKSSINSLKLEWTSDDEAGDNQSKSTRHEKIGEALEISTTRLKILRMYGYKGVNIPKWVRKPSLSLTRLVLKGLDNVNNIATSHDMNGIEVVLSFPFLKVLTISNMKNLRELVSPTIHSPGTFPNLCTLQISYCPKLGALPPHLKALKHVIVWGDCSDELLYSISNLSALTHLSIQHMEERCVLFRSGKALMFDDEIRSTFQSLQSLSIWGCKKLRRLLDEGMIMQETLKISAFQNQQKHHLLQGQQTERTRAVINLMNSLNDLDIHFCPELMISVEEFGNLNINNSLQRLFIKDCPKLVSSKEADDVMELLRSLRARLDPMMFHVDILLHKGRQRTEQSIVSS from the coding sequence ATGGTTGATGCAGCTCTAATCAGTGGTTTGGTTTCAAATTTGGCACCTCTGATTAATGATGAATTCTCTTTGTTTTGGAGTTTTAAGAAGGAGGTTCAAAAGCTATCGAGCACTCTATCTGCAATTAATGCCGTACTCAATGATGCTGAGCGAAAGACCGTGCGGGAGAAGGACGAACAAACGGAAGATTGGTTGCGAAAACTTAAAGATGTATTGTATGAAGTTCGGGACATCATGGATGAGTGCAGCTTTGAAGATCTTCGTCTTCAAGTCAAAAGGCGTAATGCCTCCTCTTCAACCCGGATCAAGGTAACCAACTTTATCACCCATCCTTTTAACAATACTAAGACGCGTCTCAAAATTGGTCACAAAATTAAGGATGTTCAAGAGAAGTTAGACCAAATTTCTTCCGAGCGCCAAAAGTTACATTTGCGTGAATCTATTCATGACACCAAAATAGACAAGTTTGCTAGTAATTGGCGTGAAACCATGTCTCTTCCTAGTTCTAGTAAAGTATATGGGAGAGATAAGGAGAAGAAACAGATTATTGATATTCTACTCAATAATACATCTAGTGTTAGTGTTGCTACAGAACTATCTGTTCTGCCAATTGTTGGAATTGGGGGTCTAGGTAAAACAACACTTTCCCAAATGGTCTTCAACGATGACCAGGTTTCTAAGCATTTTCATCCCAAAATCTGGGTTTGTGTTTCTGATGAATTTGATATTAAGTTGATCATCAAAGCCATCGTAGGAGCAAATAATGAAACTTCCTTGGAGATATTGCAGAAAATGATTCAAGATAAATTGAGAGGGAAAAGATATTTGATTGTATTGGATGATGTTTGGAATGAAAACGCAGATGCATGGAATCAATTGAGATCTATATTAGATTGTGGATCAAACGGTGCATTTGTCCTTACCACGACACGTAAAGGAAATGTGgcaaaaataatgaaaaaccAAAGCATTCCACATTTTGAATTATCATCACTATCTGAAGATGATTGTTGGTTATTATTTGAAGAACGTGCATTTGAGCATGGAAAACCAAAACCTCCGAACTTCATTAATATTGGTAAAGAAATAGCTAAAAAATGTAAGGGTGTTCCCTTAGCAGCCAAGACATTGGGAAGTCAATTGGGGTTCAAGGGTGACGAAAAGGAATGGTGCAGAGTAAGAGATAGCGAGATATGGGAGATATCCCAAAATGAAGAATCTAATCTCTTTCCTATTCTAAGGTTGAGTTACTATGACCTCCCTTATTATTTGAGAAGATGTTTCGTGTTTTGTGCTATATTTCCCAAAGATACTAAAATTGAAAAGGAGACATTAATCCAATTGTGGATGGCCCATGGTTTAATTCCtaaagttaaaaaccaagaaaTGGAAGATGTTGGGAATACAATTTGGAAGGAGTTGTGTTGGAGATCATTTTTTCAAGATGAAAATGATAACAAAGATTGGTATGATACAGTTTATACAACTTGTAAGATCCATGATCTTATGCACGATCTTGCGCAATCTATTATGAGAGATGAATCTTATACAATAGATGCAAATAGCTCAAGTGATGAGCTAGGACAAGAAATTCATCATGTAACAATAATGGTTCATAAGTTAGACAAAACATCAATTTGTTCTCTTAAGAAAATTCGAGGGTTGCAATCAATAATGTTCAAAAGCAGTTATTGTAATGTCACAAAGGATATTTGGAGTGTCTTGAAGGAACTCTCGTCTTTACGTGTCCTTGAAGTAAGACGTCATGTGCAATATGAAGATTTGAGTCATGTGGGATGTCTAAAACATCTTAGATACCTAGACATTTCCTATAGTCAGATGACCTCATTGCCTAATAGTATTTGTGATCTCCTGAACTTACAGACTCTGAAACTCAATAACTGTTTTAAGCTTGAAAGTTTGCCTAGAAATACGATGGACCTTATTAACCTGAGACATCTCTATTTGGAGGGTTGTAATGGATTAAAATATATGCCTAGAGGGATGGGGCAATTGAAATATCTCAATAGGTTAAGCTTGTTTGTGATAGGCAATGAGGAAAGAGATTGTCAACTAGATGAAATAAAAGAATTGGATATCGGCGGATCTTTGACAATTAAGAATCTTGGAAGAGTTAGGGATGCATCTATTGCAAGAGGGATAAGTATGGCTACAAAGTCGAGTATCAATTCGTTGAAGTTGGAATGGACATCTGATGATGAAGCTGGTGATAATCAGAGCAAGAGTACTAGACATGAGAAAATAGGCGAAGCTCTAGAGATTTCAACTACAAGGCTAAAGATATTGAGAATGTATGGTTACAAAGGTGTGAATATCCCTAAATGGGTGAGAAAGCCATCTCTTTCTCTAACACGCCTTGTACTTAAGGGCTTGGACAATGTGAATAATATTGCTACTAGCCATGACATGAATGGAATTGAAGTAGTACTGTCATTCCCTTTCTTAAAGGTACTTACTATTAGTAACATGAAGAATTTGAGAGAATTGGTGTCTCCTACTATTCATAGTCCTGGAACATTCCCTAATCTATGCACACTGCAGATATCTTATTGCCCAAAGCTAGGGGCCTTGCCACCGCATCTCAAAGCCCTCAAACATGTAATTGTTTGGGGTGATTGTTCGGATGAGTTGTTATATAGCATCTCAAATCTTAGTGCTCTCACTCATCTCTCTATTCAGCATATGGAAGAAAGATGTGTTTTATTTCGGTCTGGTAAGGCATTAATGTTTGATGATGAGATACGCTCAACTTTCCAATCTCTTCAATCACTGTCTATCTGGGGCTGCAAGAAGTTAAGGCGTTTGTTGGATGAGGGAATGATAATGCAAGAGACATTAAAGATTAGTGCTTTCCAGAACCAACAAAagcatcatcttcttcaagGACAACAAACAGAAAGAACAAGAGCTGTCATCAACCTCATGAACTCTCTCAATGATTTGGATATTCATTTTTGTCCGGAGTTGATGATATCAGTTGAGGAATTTGGAAAcctcaatattaataattcactaCAGAGATTGTTTATCAAGGATTGTCCTAAGTTGGTGTCCTCAAAAGAAGCGGACGATGTTATGGAACTCTTACGTTCCCTTCGAGCAAGACTTGATCCTATGATGTTCCATGTAGATATTCTATTGCATAAAGGAAGACAAAGAACAGAGCAGAGCATAGTGTCCTCATAA